The following are encoded in a window of Gossypium raimondii isolate GPD5lz chromosome 13, ASM2569854v1, whole genome shotgun sequence genomic DNA:
- the LOC105781349 gene encoding serine/threonine-protein phosphatase 7 long form homolog: protein MSSTPSLIENYFREAGFWHVANIGWECKLDSKLISAFIKRWRPETHTFNLPCGERTITLEDVQLQLDLSMGGPVLTGFIQSVDWGAIWYDILCAILDNIYGGRIEMNWLRDTLPELGDDSTEVERTRYVWTYILEIIGGFLMPDLSRNLVHLMWLLKLVNFRAAGKLSWGVCRVGNIVLKDV from the coding sequence atgtCTAGTACTCCATCGTTGATAGAAAATTACTTTAGGGAAGCAGGTTTTTGGCATGTAGCCAATATAGGCTGGGAGTGCAAGTTGGACTCGAAACTCATCAGTGCGTTCATaaagaggtggagacccgagacgcacacattcaaTCTTCCATGCGGGGAGCGTACCATCACTTTGGAGGACGTGCAGTTACAATTGGATTTGTCGATGGGTGGACCCGTACTCACCGGGTTCATTCAATCTGTTGATTGGGGAGCCATATGGTATGATATTTTATGTGCAATTCTAGATAATATTTACGGAGGTCGAATTGAGATGaactggttacgagacacattacCGGAGCTGGGGGATGATTCGACTGAAGTAGAAAGAACACGATATGTTTGGACATACATCCTTGAGATCATTGGAGGTTTTCTGATGCCAGACTTGTCACGAAACCTCGTACATCTGATGTGGCTGTTGAAACTCGTTAATTTTAGAGCAGCTGGCAAACTTAGTTGGGGGGTCTGtcgtgttggcaacattgtactGAAAGATGTGTAG